GAAGATAAGGGACGCGACTGGCGTCGCATCGCTACAAAAAAAACCGGCACTGTAGCGAACTTGCGCTAGCGAGGTCTCGAGGAACGCCGAACATCCAACGCTCAACGCCCAATGTTGAATTCCTGGCCGCACAGGACGCGACTGGCGTCGCATCGCTACAAAAAAAACACGGCACCGTAGCGAACTCGCGCTAGCGAGGTCTCGGGGAACGCCGAACATCCAACGCTCAACATCCAATGTTGCATTCCTGGTCCGCTCGGACGCGACCGGCGTCGCATCGCTACAGACAAAAATGACTCCTAAGATTGCCTTTCGCGTCAGCAACGGCATCACTGCCACGCATGCCTTACGAACACACTTCCACCCGCCGTATCGAGTTTTCGGAAACCGACATGGCGGGACTTGTCCATTTCTCTAATTTTTTTAAATATATGGAGACGGCTGAACGCGACTTTTTCGAAGCAGCCGGCGTGGACCTCATTCGCACCAAACCCGGCGAACTGGTCGGCTGGCCACGCGCCCGAGCGGAGTGTAAATTCTCTGCACCACTACGCTTTGGCGATACCATCGACATCCATCTCGCAGTCAGATCGGTTAAAGATCGAGCCATTGATTACCAGTTCCGCATCTTCCGCCGTAATCCAGACGGCTCCCGCACACAGGCTGGTAAAGGACATATGACCACCATTCTCGCACAACTCTGCGAAGACGGCGCGCTCAAATCAATAGAGCTACCCGACGACGTGCGCGCACGCATCACTGAAGCACCGGCCGAAGTGCTCCAACGACCTAAGGGGGTTTAAGCCCAATATAAACCAATGAAACCACACGCACTCATCACCAACGACGACGGCATCCAGTCCGCCTTCCTTCACCGCCTCGTCGAGTCGCTGCTCCCGCATTTTCGTGTTTCGGTGGCTGCGCCTGCCTTCGAGCAAAGCTGGACCGGACGTTGCATGACTCGCCACGGCGAGATTGAAGTCATCGACAGCCCATCCTATTTCGCAGATGGCGTGCAGGCTTGGGCCATTAGCGGAACCCCCTCAGACTGCGTCAATATAGCACTGGGTAACTTACTCCCCGAAAAGCCAGACATTGTGCTATCGGGTATCAATATCGGGTTTAATACCACCGAAACTTTAATCCTCAGCTCGGGCACAGTCGCTGGTGCGATCGAGGGCGTGTTATGGGATTTACCCGCGATTGCCTTTAGCCAGAGCGTCCCCAACCACCTATTCGACTCCATTCGCGATGCAAATGGTCAAGGCAACGAGGCCTTCAATGCATCACTGAAGGAAGCCGCAAACCATGCCGCCCAAATGGCGCTCGACACGCTCCAAGACAAATCCGCCTATATCGGCAGCGTCATCAACATCAACTTCCCACTAGAGACGACAGCCGATACGCCCGTCGTCGAAACCTTCCCAGCCAAGCTACAACTCGGTAGCCTCTTCGCTGAAACGAGCCCAGGCAAATACAACTTCCGCTACTCGGACGGCACTGTAGTCGATCCACACCCAAATTCCGACCGTGCAGTGCTCGAAAGTGGGCGCATCAGCCGCAGTCTACTAAACTTCTCCCGAATCGGCAGGCCTCACGAATAATTCTTGCCTGTTGTGACTGTGAAAAATAGGCACTAGATATGATTTCATTCTCCGCGCAGAGATGCACACTAATTTTCCGATCCTTGGCCGCCCTCTTCTGCGGCCTGCTGATCTCCAGCCTACTCAGCTTAAACGCTCACGCACAAAGTAGCGACGAGCTCTTTCGCGGCACTTGGCAAATCGAGACTCCGAACCAAGGCACCCTTGTCATGATCGTAAAGGGGCAAGGTCGCGCCTCTTACTTCTGGGGCGACAACAGTGACCGCAGCGTCTACCAAGGCAACTGGACCAGCACCGAAGAAAGCGCCACTCTCCGATGGTCCGACGGCAGTCAACATCGCATTCAACGTGACAAACTCGGCTTCGTCATCATCCATATCGACAACAGCGGCTCCGAGCGCTACAGCGCCAAGGCCCAACAAGTGCCCGCGGAAATCCTCGGGCAGTGGGCCAAACCTCCCGCCAAAGAAAATGCACTCGCCTCGGATCGCGACAGAGCCAAGGGCTACTTCGGCATCTGGAAAATCGGCTCCGATGACGCATCCGCCGAGTACGTATTCATCGAATCAGATCGCTCCGCGGCCACCACCGCGGGCGCCCAAGGTGGCTTACGCGGCTCTTGGGCCAAACAAGGCAGCGAACTCCACATCGCCTGGGACAGTGGACAATACTCGATCCTTCGCCCCAATAAACGTGAATTTAGCTATAAAATCATCGAGCCCGGACAAATCATTGAAGACGACGAGAGCGAAATGCGCCCCGCAGCCCGCACCATCGAAGACAAAGTGCCCAGCGCGTGGATGGCCAACTACAAAGCAGAGCGCACCGTCCACACCGGCGGCATCGCCTTTTCCAGCCGTAAAAACGCCCTCGCCTTCTACCGCGGCGACTGGATCATAAAACTCTCCGAAAACTCATTTGAACGCGTCGAAATCGCTCGCTTCGGCAATCTCAACACTTCCCTCGACCGCAACCTCGAAGGCGACTGGAAGATGCAAGGACAAGACATTTTCATGCGCTGGGACGACGGCATGCGCAAAATCTTAAGCCCCATCGGCCGCGGCTTCGTGGTCTACGAATACAAACCAGGACGTCCACTGGATGGGGTGCCCACACGCACACGAGCCGCCACCCCCACCGACAGCAGCAAACTCGCCGCACACTTAAAAGGGCGTGAAGATGTAGGCCAACAAATGATTCATCTCGCCGAAGCCGCTGGCATCGACGCTGCCCAACAACAAGAGGCGGGCTGGGGACGCACCTTTGCACGCTGGGCATGGCCCTTCGGTGAGAATGAAAGCGCCACTTCTCCCGACGCCATGCTGGCAGCTGAATACGAAGGAACTCATGTGAGCGACCCATGGTGGTGGCCTTTCTGGAGCGAAAAAGCCGCAGCCACAGCACCCGATAGCACTACCGATGTCGAAACTGCCGCGGCCACAACTGCCGTAGAAACACCCGCTCCAAGTCCCGACGCCGCGCCCCCAACAGCCGAGCCAGAAGCTCCCACTGCGAAAAAATCCTCCGCCCGCGAATGGATCTGGCCCTTCTAAACCAACCTCGCCCAAGCACTATTTTCAAACCACTCAAACAATGAGCACAGCAACATCCAATCCCGCCCTCAACGCCAACCCGATCGCCGCAATCGATCCTGAAATCGCCGCCGCCATCGCTGCGGAGCGTCAACGCCAAGAAAGCCACATCGAGCTCATCGCGTCGGAAAATTTCACTTACCCAGCCGTCATGGAAGCTCAAGGCAGCATCCTGACCAACAAATACGCTGAAGGCTATCCCGGCAAACGCTGGTATGGCGGTTGCGAACACGTCGATGTCGTCGAGCGCCTCGCCATCGAGCGCGCCAAAGAACTCTTCGGCGCAGATCACGCAAACGTGCAGCCCCACTCTGGCTCGCAAGCTAATTTCGCAGTGTACACCTCCGTGCTCCAACCAGGCGACAAGGTGCTGGGCATGAACCTCGCCCACGG
The nucleotide sequence above comes from Coraliomargarita algicola. Encoded proteins:
- a CDS encoding thioesterase family protein; amino-acid sequence: MPYEHTSTRRIEFSETDMAGLVHFSNFFKYMETAERDFFEAAGVDLIRTKPGELVGWPRARAECKFSAPLRFGDTIDIHLAVRSVKDRAIDYQFRIFRRNPDGSRTQAGKGHMTTILAQLCEDGALKSIELPDDVRARITEAPAEVLQRPKGV
- the surE gene encoding 5'/3'-nucleotidase SurE codes for the protein MKPHALITNDDGIQSAFLHRLVESLLPHFRVSVAAPAFEQSWTGRCMTRHGEIEVIDSPSYFADGVQAWAISGTPSDCVNIALGNLLPEKPDIVLSGINIGFNTTETLILSSGTVAGAIEGVLWDLPAIAFSQSVPNHLFDSIRDANGQGNEAFNASLKEAANHAAQMALDTLQDKSAYIGSVININFPLETTADTPVVETFPAKLQLGSLFAETSPGKYNFRYSDGTVVDPHPNSDRAVLESGRISRSLLNFSRIGRPHE